Proteins encoded by one window of Bauldia sp.:
- a CDS encoding YifB family Mg chelatase-like AAA ATPase, translated as MVSHVTTVAFQGIEAVPVDVQVQIAPGLPKFIIVGLPDKAVAESSERVRSALHASGLALPFKRIIVNLAPADLPKEGSHYDLPIALALMAAMGAVPGDQLGDFFALGELALDGTIAAVAGVLPAAIAANAAGRGVIVPAASGSEAAWAGADMTILAPRSLVGIANHFRGVQVLSRPEAGVAEMGDTLPDLADIRGQESAKRALEVAAAGGHHLLMVGPPGAGKSMLAQRLPSLLPPLAPTELLEVSMIASVAGSISNGRLTRRRPFRAPHHSASMAAMVGGGIRARPGEASLAHNGVLFLDELPEFSPQVLDSLRQPLESGETVIARANYRVSYPSRLQLVAAMNPCKCGMAGEPGHVCRRGPRCVADYQARISGPLLDRIDIRIEVPAVSATDLILPSPSEPSAAVAERVAVARTIQRDRFAAMGMPGVLTNAQVPPSLIEAVAAPDAAASALMRNAAEAMRLSARGYHRVLKVARTLADLDGADSVGRIHLAEALSYRVAGDRLAAAA; from the coding sequence ATGGTTTCGCACGTCACCACCGTGGCGTTTCAGGGCATCGAGGCGGTGCCCGTCGATGTGCAGGTGCAGATCGCGCCCGGCCTGCCGAAATTCATCATCGTCGGCCTGCCCGACAAGGCGGTGGCCGAAAGCAGCGAACGGGTGCGGAGCGCGCTGCATGCCTCCGGGCTGGCGCTGCCCTTCAAGCGCATCATCGTCAATCTCGCGCCGGCCGATCTGCCCAAGGAAGGCAGCCACTACGACCTGCCGATCGCGCTCGCATTGATGGCGGCAATGGGTGCGGTGCCCGGCGACCAGCTCGGCGATTTCTTCGCGCTGGGCGAATTGGCGCTGGACGGCACCATCGCCGCGGTCGCCGGCGTCCTGCCGGCAGCGATCGCCGCCAATGCCGCCGGCCGCGGCGTCATCGTTCCGGCGGCCTCGGGGTCCGAGGCGGCGTGGGCAGGCGCCGACATGACCATCCTCGCGCCGCGCAGCCTCGTCGGCATCGCCAATCATTTCCGCGGCGTGCAGGTGTTGTCGCGCCCGGAGGCGGGTGTCGCCGAGATGGGCGACACGCTGCCCGACCTCGCCGACATTCGCGGCCAGGAATCGGCGAAGCGCGCGCTGGAAGTCGCCGCCGCCGGCGGGCACCACCTGTTGATGGTCGGCCCGCCCGGCGCCGGCAAATCGATGCTGGCGCAGCGGCTGCCGTCGTTGTTGCCGCCGCTGGCGCCGACGGAGCTGCTCGAAGTCTCGATGATCGCCTCGGTCGCCGGCTCGATCAGCAACGGCCGGCTGACGCGGCGGCGTCCGTTCCGCGCGCCGCATCACTCCGCTTCGATGGCGGCGATGGTCGGCGGCGGCATCCGCGCCAGGCCGGGCGAGGCGTCGCTCGCCCACAACGGCGTGCTGTTCCTCGACGAGCTGCCCGAGTTTTCGCCGCAGGTGCTGGATTCGCTCCGCCAGCCGCTGGAAAGCGGCGAGACCGTGATCGCGCGCGCCAACTATCGCGTCAGCTATCCCTCGCGGCTGCAACTGGTCGCGGCGATGAACCCGTGCAAATGCGGCATGGCCGGCGAGCCCGGCCACGTCTGCCGCCGCGGCCCGCGCTGCGTCGCCGACTATCAGGCGCGCATTTCCGGCCCGCTGCTCGACCGCATTGATATCCGCATCGAGGTGCCGGCGGTCTCGGCCACCGACCTCATCCTGCCGTCGCCGTCGGAGCCTTCCGCCGCGGTCGCCGAGCGGGTGGCGGTGGCGCGCACCATCCAGCGCGACCGCTTCGCCGCGATGGGAATGCCCGGCGTCCTGACCAACGCGCAGGTGCCGCCGTCGCTGATCGAGGCGGTGGCGGCGCCCGATGCCGCGGCGTCGGCCTTGATGCGCAATGCCGCCGAGGCGATGCGGCTTTCGGCGCGCGGCTACCACCGCGTGCTCAAGGTGGCACGCACGCTCGCCGACCTCGATGGTGCCGATTCCGTCGGGCGCATTCACCTGGCGGAAGCCTTGAGTTATCGCGTCGCCGGCGACCGGCTTGCCGCCGCGGCCTGA
- a CDS encoding HAD family hydrolase, whose translation MTSLTTIGFDADDTLWQNEHFYKLTTDRFAALLGEYASPERVAATLLESEKRNLRVYGYGIKGFTLSMIETAIEVTEGRAPATVISEILSAGREMLRHPVETLPHVRETLDALAGEFKLVLITKGDLFDQERKLAESGLGELFAGVEIVSEKNAATYARAFARFGDGPERAMMVGNSLKSDIVPAIAAGSWGIYIPHALNWELENADEPTHAPRFRRLEHLGELTPLIDGLKSPL comes from the coding sequence ATGACGTCGCTCACCACCATCGGCTTCGATGCCGACGACACGCTCTGGCAGAACGAGCATTTCTACAAGCTGACCACCGACCGCTTCGCCGCGCTGCTCGGCGAGTACGCGTCGCCCGAACGCGTCGCGGCGACGCTGCTCGAAAGCGAGAAGCGCAACCTCCGCGTCTACGGCTACGGCATCAAGGGTTTCACCCTGTCGATGATCGAGACCGCGATCGAGGTCACCGAGGGCCGTGCGCCGGCCACCGTGATCTCCGAGATCCTGTCGGCGGGGCGCGAGATGTTGCGCCATCCGGTCGAGACGCTGCCGCACGTCCGCGAGACGCTGGATGCGTTGGCCGGCGAGTTCAAGCTGGTGCTGATCACCAAGGGCGACCTGTTCGACCAGGAGCGCAAGCTGGCCGAGTCGGGCCTCGGTGAGCTGTTCGCCGGCGTCGAGATCGTCAGCGAGAAGAACGCCGCGACTTACGCCCGCGCCTTCGCGCGCTTCGGCGATGGGCCGGAGCGGGCGATGATGGTCGGCAACTCGCTGAAGTCGGACATCGTGCCGGCGATCGCGGCGGGAAGCTGGGGCATCTACATCCCGCACGCGCTGAACTGGGAGCTGGAGAACGCCGACGAGCCGACCCACGCGCCGCGCTTCCGCCG